A single region of the Procambarus clarkii isolate CNS0578487 chromosome 94, FALCON_Pclarkii_2.0, whole genome shotgun sequence genome encodes:
- the LOC138359898 gene encoding fibrous sheath CABYR-binding protein-like: protein MFRTKLVTGDEVYIAHYVPENLEQSAEAPQAEAPQAEAPQAEAPQVEAPQVEAPQAEAPQAEAPQAEAPQAEAPQAEAPQAEAPQAEAPQVEAPQAEAPQAEAPQAEAPQAEAPQAEAPQAEAPQAEAPQAEAPQAEAPQAEAPQAEAPQPEAPQAEAPQAEAPQAEAPQDEAPQAEAPQAEAPQAEAPQAEAPQAEAPQAEAPQAEAPQAEAPQAEAPQAEAPQAEAPQVEAPQVEAPQVEAPQAEAPQAEAPQVEAPQAEAPQAEAPQAEAPQAEAPQAEAPQAEAPQAEAPQAEAPQAEAPQAEAPQAEAPQVEAPQVEAPQAEAPQAEAPQAEAPQAEAPQAEAPQAEAPQVEAPQVEAPQAEAPQAEAPQAEAPQVEAPQAEAPQAEAPQAEAPQAEAPQAEAPQVEAPQVEAPQVEAPQVEAPQAEAPQAEAPQAEAPQAV from the exons ATGTTCCGCACGAAGCTTGTTACCGGTGATGAGGTCTACATTGCCCATTATGTTCCCGAGAACCTCGAGCAGTCA GCCGAGGCTCCCCAGGCCGAGGCTCCCCAGGCCGAGGCTCCCCAGGCCGAGGCTCCCCAGGTCGAGGCTCCCCAGGTCGAGGCTCCCCAGGCCGAGGCTCCCCAGGCCGAGGCTCCCCAGGCCGAGGCTCCCCAGGCCGAGGCTCCCCAGGCCGAGGCTCCCCAGGCCGAGGCTCCCCAGGCCGAGGCTCCCCAGGTCGAGGCTCCCCAGGCCGAGGCTCCCCAGGCCGAGGCTCCCCAGGCCGAGGCTCCCCAGGCCGAGGCTCCCCAGGCCGAGGCTCCCCAGGCCGAGGCTCCCCAGGCCGAGGCTCCCCAGGCCGAGGCTCCCCAGGCCGAGGCTCCCCAGGCCGAGGCTCCCCAGGCCGAGGCTCCCCAGCCCGAGGCTCCCCAGGCCGAGGCTCCCCAGGCCGAGGCTCCCCAGGCCGAGGCTCCCCAGGACGAGGCTCCCCAGGCCGAGGCTCCCCAGGCCGAGGCTCCCCAGGCCGAGGCTCCCCAGGCCGAGGCTCCCCAGGCCGAGGCTCCCCAGGCCGAGGCTCCCCAGGCCGAGGCTCCCCAGGCCGAGGCTCCCCAGGCCGAGGCTCCCCAGGCCGAGGCTCCCCAGGCCGAGGCTCCCCAGGTCGAGGCTCCCCAGGTCGAGGCTCCCCAGGTCGAGGCTCCCCAGGCCGAGGCTCCCCAGGCCGAGGCTCCCCAGGTCGAGGCTCCCCAGGCCGAGGCTCCCCAGGCCGAGGCTCCCCAGGCCGAGGCTCCCCAGGCCGAGGCTCCCCAGGCCGAGGCTCCCCAGGCCGAGGCTCCCCAGGCCGAGGCTCCCCAGGCCGAGGCTCCCCAGGCCGAGGCTCCCCAGGCCGAGGCTCCCCAGGCCGAGGCTCCCCAGGTCGAGGCTCCCCAGGTCGAGGCTCCCCAGGCCGAGGCTCCCCAGGCCGAGGCTCCCCAGGCCGAGGCTCCCCAGGCCGAGGCTCCCCAGGCCGAGGCTCCCCAGGCCGAGGCTCCCCAGGTCGAGGCTCCCCAGGTCGAGGCTCCCCAGGCCGAGGCTCCCCAGGCCGAGGCTCCCCAGGCCGAGGCTCCCCAGGTCGAGGCTCCCCAGGCCGAGGCTCCCCAGGCCGAGGCTCCCCAGGCCGAGGCTCCCCAGGCCGAGGCTCCCCAGGCCGAGGCTCCCCAGGTCGAGGCTCCCCAGGTCGAGGCTCCCCAGGTCGAGGCTCCCCAGGTCGAGGCTCCCCAGGCCGAGGCTCCCCAGGCCGAGGCTCCCCAGGCCGAGGCTCCCCAGGCCGTGTAG